From the Simplicispira suum genome, the window CGTCGCCCCCGGTGCCCACGATGTCGACCAGGTGCGTGGTGTCTGCCACTGGCACCTTGTTGGAGAACTCCCGCATCACCTGCGCGGCCGCAGTGATCTCGCCAATGGTTTCCTTCTTGACGCGCAGGCCGGTGATGATGGCGGCGGTCATGACAGGGGACAGCTCGCCCCGCATGACCATGCGCATCAGGTGCAGCATCTCGTCGTGAAAGATCTCGCGGTGTTCGACGGTGCGCTGCAGCGCTTCTTGCGGGGTGATGAGCATGGCAGAGGTTCCCAATGAATGACGAGAGGACAGAGCGGTGTCAAAGTCTGGCGGGCGCATCGGTCAGCGCCAGCTTCACGCCGAAGCCGATGAAGAGCGATCCCGCCACGCCATCGAGCCAGCGCATGGCGCGCTGCATGGCGCCCGCGCGGCGCGCCGCCCAGGCGGCGGCACAGGCCCAGCCGGTATTGACCAGCGTGCTGTTAAACGTAAACAAAAGGCCCAGCGCCAAAAACATGGCGGGCGCATGCGCGCTGCCCGGCGCAATGAACTGCGGCACGAAGGCGAGGAAGAACAGCGCCACCTTGGGGTTGAGCACGTTGGTCAGAAAGCCCCGGCGAAAAACCGTGGTCAGCGCCACCTGTGTGTCGGCAGCGCCCCGCGCGCCCGACGAGCCAGAACCACCCAGCCCGGCGATCAGCATGCGAACGCCCACGTATACCAGGTAGATCGCGCCCAACCACTTGAGCACATCAAACGCCGTGGCCGACGCTGCCACCAGGGCGCTCACGCCCACGGCAGCGGCCAGCACGTGCACGCAGCAGCCCGCAGAAATGCCCAGCGCCGCCACCACCCCCGCACGCACGCCGCGCCGCGCCGCATGGGCGATGATGAAGAACACATCCGGCCCCGGCGTGAGGTTGAGCAAGACGCCGGCGGCGACGAACAGAATCCACTGGTGGGTGGGCATGGGGTCGGCAGAAAATTGATTGAAATTGGCCTCTAGCGCTTATTCATAAAGCGCTAACAGCTATCTATTTAATAGCATCCAATGCGGTCGGATGCAAGAAATTGCGCAGCAGTGCGTGTCCATGTTCCGAGAGGATGCTTTCCGGGTGGAACTGCACGCCCTCAATGGACAGTTGCTTGTGACGCACGCCCATGATTTCGCCGTCCTCTGTCCAGGCGGTGATCTCCAACACCTCGGGGCAGCTGGCGCGCTCGATGGAGAGCGAGTGGTAGCGGTTGACCGTGAACTGGCGCGGCAGGCCGGCGAACACGCCCGTCTGCGTGGTCGTGATGACGCTGGTCTTGCCGTGCATCAGCTCCTGCGCGCGCACGATGGTGCCGCCGAAGGCTGCGCCGATGGCCTGGTGCCCCAGGCACACACCCAAAATCGGCAGGCGGCCAGCGAAATGCTGGATGGCGGGCACAGAGATTCCGGCCTCGGCCGGCGAGCAGGGGCCGGGCGAGACCACCAGCCGGTCCATTGCGCCCGATGCCAGCCGCGCGTCCAGATCGGCCAGCGTGACCTCGTCGTTGCGCACCACTTCGACCTCGGCGCCCAGCTCGCCGAAGTACTGGACGATGTTCCAGGTGAAGCTGTCGTAGTTGTCGATCATCAAGAGCTTCATGCGCCTTCTCCCTGATTGGAGGTTTCGCGCAGCCGCACGAACTCGCGCTCTTCAAAGGCAATGCAAGCCTCCATCATGCTGCGGTAGATCTGCTCGATGACATCGCTGTCGCCACCCTCTCTCAAAGCGGCCTGGCGCACCCGGCGCACGATGTCTTCGATGCGCGCTTCGTCGCGCACCTGACTGGCGCGCTGCTTGATGCGCGCAGCCTGCGTCATGTACGCCACGCGCTCCACCAGCAGCGGCACCAGCACGTCATCAAGCGCGTTGATGGCGCCGCGCACATCCTGCATGTCCTGGCAGGGTTTCACTTTTTCGATCGCGCGCGTCATTCCAGCCCCTCTTCCACCAGTTCAGCGGCGCGCAGCAGGGCACGCGCCTTGTGTTCCGTTTCGCGCCATTCCAGCTCGGGCACCGAATCGGCCACCACGCCGGCCGCAGCCTGCACGTAAAGCTCGCCGTCCTTGACGATGGCGGTGCGAATGGCAATCGCCACATCCATGTCGCCGGCGTAGCTCAGGTAGCCGCAAGCACCGCCGTAGAGGCCGCGTTTGGTGGGCTCCAGCTGATCAATGATTTCCATGGCGTGCACCTTGGGCGCGCCAGTCAGCGTGCCGGCGGGGAAGGTGGCGCGCAGCACGTCCATGTTGCTCATGCCGGGCTTCAAGATGCCTTCGACGTTGCTCACGATGTGCATGACGTGGCTGTAGCGCTCTACCGCAAAGGCTTCGGTGACCTTGACCGTACCGGTCTGCGCAATGCGGCCAATGTCGTTGCGCGCCAAGTCGATCAGCATGACATGCTCTGCGCGCTCCTTGGGATCGTTGATGAGTTCCAGCTCGGTCAGCTTGTCCAGCTCGGGCGTGGCGCCGCGCGGACGGGTGCCGGCCAGCGGGCGGATCGTCACCTTCTCGCCGGCCTCTGTTTTTTCCTGCCGCACCAGAATCTCCGGGCTGGCGCCCACCACGTGGCTGTCGCCAAAGTGGTAGTAGTACATGTAGGGGCTGGGGTTGAGCGAGCGCAGCGCGCGGTAGAGCGAGAGCGGACTGGCATCAAAGCGCTTGTGAATGCGCTGGCCCACCTGCACCTGCATGAAGTCTCCCCCGGCAATCAGCTCCTTGGCGCGCACCACGGCGGCCAGGTAGTCCGCCTTGGCGAAGTCGCGCTGCGCCGGGTGACCCAGGCTGGCTTGCACCTGCGGGGCGCTGACCGAATAGCGCAGTTGTTCGCGCAGGCTGCGCAAGCGCTTCTTGGCGTTGCTGAAGGCCTCAGGACGCGCCGGGTCAGCATAGACGATCAGGTAGAGCTTGCCCGAGAGGTTGTCGATGACCGCCAATTCCTCGCATTGCAGCAACAGGATATCGGGCATGCCCAGGGTGTCGGGCGGACAGCTCTTCTCCAGCTTCTTCTCGATGTGGCGCACCACGTCGTAGCCAAAATAGCCTGCAAGGCCCCCGCAAAAGCGCGGCAGGCCAGGGCGCAGCGCCACCTTGAAGCGCTTCTGGTAGGCCTCGACGAAATCGAGTGGATTGCCGGAGGCGGTTTCAACCACCTGGCCGTCGGTCACCACTTCGGTCACGGCGTCGGCGCCGAAGCCGCGCGAACGCAAGAGCGTGCGCGTCGGCAGGCCGATGAAGCTGTAACGACCAAAGCGCTCGCCACCCACCACGGATTCGAGCAGGAAGCTGTGCGCGCCACCGCCTTGGCTGTGAGCCAATTTGAGGTACAGCGACAGAGGGGTTTCAAGATCCGCGAAGGCTTCGGCCATCAGCGGAATGCGGTTGTAGCCTTCGCGCGCGAGGCTCTGGAATTCAAGTTCAGTGATCAAGGGGGTGTCCTGCCAAGGCGGCAGGCGGGCCAGCAGACTGGCGCGCCGGGTTCATCGGGAAGGCCGCAGGGGCCAGATAGGCGTTTGCTGCGTACAGCAAGCGCCACACGTCAGGCGCAGTAGGGACGCCAGGGCCAGGCTCCCCGGTCTGTGCGACCTGCGATGAACGCGCGGTGAATGAACATGGCGCAAAGTGTAGCAAATGCGTGCCCGAGCTCCCATCGCGTCGTGCATGGGCAAGAGGCCCGAGCGCACGGGAAATCCCTAATGGGGTCCAGCATCAACTGCCATACACTTTGTTGCAGTATTACGAACGATCGTTCTTTTTTACGGGGATGGACATGCTTAGAACATTGCGCATTGTGCTGGTTGCTGTCGGTCTGTGCTGGAGCGTGGCGGCGTTTGCCATGGTCGAGCTGGCTGGCGTGAAGGTGGA encodes:
- a CDS encoding aminodeoxychorismate/anthranilate synthase component II, whose product is MKLLMIDNYDSFTWNIVQYFGELGAEVEVVRNDEVTLADLDARLASGAMDRLVVSPGPCSPAEAGISVPAIQHFAGRLPILGVCLGHQAIGAAFGGTIVRAQELMHGKTSVITTTQTGVFAGLPRQFTVNRYHSLSIERASCPEVLEITAWTEDGEIMGVRHKQLSIEGVQFHPESILSEHGHALLRNFLHPTALDAIK
- a CDS encoding LysE family translocator, with the protein product MPTHQWILFVAAGVLLNLTPGPDVFFIIAHAARRGVRAGVVAALGISAGCCVHVLAAAVGVSALVAASATAFDVLKWLGAIYLVYVGVRMLIAGLGGSGSSGARGAADTQVALTTVFRRGFLTNVLNPKVALFFLAFVPQFIAPGSAHAPAMFLALGLLFTFNSTLVNTGWACAAAWAARRAGAMQRAMRWLDGVAGSLFIGFGVKLALTDAPARL
- a CDS encoding chorismate mutase produces the protein MTRAIEKVKPCQDMQDVRGAINALDDVLVPLLVERVAYMTQAARIKQRASQVRDEARIEDIVRRVRQAALREGGDSDVIEQIYRSMMEACIAFEEREFVRLRETSNQGEGA
- the trpE gene encoding anthranilate synthase component I is translated as MITELEFQSLAREGYNRIPLMAEAFADLETPLSLYLKLAHSQGGGAHSFLLESVVGGERFGRYSFIGLPTRTLLRSRGFGADAVTEVVTDGQVVETASGNPLDFVEAYQKRFKVALRPGLPRFCGGLAGYFGYDVVRHIEKKLEKSCPPDTLGMPDILLLQCEELAVIDNLSGKLYLIVYADPARPEAFSNAKKRLRSLREQLRYSVSAPQVQASLGHPAQRDFAKADYLAAVVRAKELIAGGDFMQVQVGQRIHKRFDASPLSLYRALRSLNPSPYMYYYHFGDSHVVGASPEILVRQEKTEAGEKVTIRPLAGTRPRGATPELDKLTELELINDPKERAEHVMLIDLARNDIGRIAQTGTVKVTEAFAVERYSHVMHIVSNVEGILKPGMSNMDVLRATFPAGTLTGAPKVHAMEIIDQLEPTKRGLYGGACGYLSYAGDMDVAIAIRTAIVKDGELYVQAAAGVVADSVPELEWRETEHKARALLRAAELVEEGLE